The following are from one region of the Stanieria cyanosphaera PCC 7437 genome:
- a CDS encoding GNAT family N-acetyltransferase, protein MNFIEIKIVDYQKKMQEIKTIRTQVFQVEQGVAEELEFDGLDEKSQHLIAYLNQQPVGTTRIRTIDEQTVKIERLAVLSEARGQGIGKKLMEKALEIVSNDNYQAVIIHAQEYIKELYLKLGFEQVGKTFQEAGIAHIKMIKKL, encoded by the coding sequence ATGAATTTTATCGAAATAAAAATTGTTGATTATCAGAAAAAAATGCAAGAAATAAAAACAATCAGAACTCAAGTTTTTCAAGTAGAACAAGGAGTAGCAGAAGAATTAGAATTTGATGGTTTAGACGAAAAGTCTCAACATCTTATAGCTTATTTAAATCAGCAACCAGTAGGCACAACTAGAATTAGAACCATAGACGAACAGACAGTAAAAATTGAAAGATTAGCTGTCTTATCAGAGGCTAGAGGTCAAGGTATTGGCAAGAAATTAATGGAAAAAGCTTTAGAAATAGTTAGTAATGATAACTATCAAGCGGTAATAATTCATGCTCAAGAATATATCAAAGAATTATATTTAAAATTAGGTTTTGAGCAGGTTGGTAAAACTTTTCAAGAGGCAGGTATTGCTCATATCAAGATGATTAAAAAACTATAA
- a CDS encoding thioredoxin family protein, whose protein sequence is MNPNPSESPTNNRFRNILLALVAIALGISLFFSSQTQTSANSLETQAQQSTALEVALSNGKPTLTEFYADWCNTCQAMAEDLAAVKQKYQDSVNFVMLNVDNTKWLPEILRYQVDGIPHFVFINQTGEAIAEAIGEQPRPILEANLDALIAQNALPYANSTGQVSQVERSISAAKNSKDDPRSHSAQVQ, encoded by the coding sequence ATGAATCCTAATCCTTCCGAATCTCCTACTAATAATCGTTTCAGAAATATTTTACTTGCTTTAGTCGCGATCGCTCTAGGTATTAGTCTCTTTTTTAGCTCACAAACCCAAACTAGTGCTAATTCATTAGAAACTCAAGCACAACAATCAACTGCCCTAGAAGTAGCTTTAAGTAATGGTAAACCAACCCTGACTGAATTTTATGCTGATTGGTGTAATACTTGTCAGGCAATGGCTGAAGATTTAGCAGCAGTTAAACAAAAATATCAAGATAGCGTCAATTTTGTCATGCTTAATGTTGACAATACCAAATGGTTGCCTGAAATTCTCCGTTATCAAGTTGATGGAATTCCTCATTTTGTTTTTATAAATCAAACAGGAGAAGCGATCGCAGAAGCTATTGGCGAACAACCACGTCCAATTTTAGAAGCGAATTTAGACGCTTTAATTGCTCAAAATGCATTACCTTATGCTAATTCTACTGGTCAAGTTTCTCAGGTAGAGCGTTCTATTTCAGCAGCGAAAAACAGCAAAGACGATCCTCGTAGTCATTCGGCACAAGTTCAATAA
- a CDS encoding NIL domain-containing protein, protein MKKRVTLTFLRNTVHMPVTYRLAKDFNVAANIIRAQVAPNQIGTLVVELLGDIDEVEAAIEWMRSQGIEVSSASGEIVIDFDSCVHCGLCTGVCPTQALTLEPETFKLKFWRSRCVVCEQCIPTCPVAAISTNL, encoded by the coding sequence TTGAAAAAGCGAGTCACCTTAACTTTTCTGAGAAATACAGTTCATATGCCAGTCACCTACCGACTAGCAAAAGACTTTAATGTCGCTGCTAATATTATCCGCGCTCAAGTAGCACCAAATCAAATCGGTACACTGGTGGTAGAACTTTTAGGAGATATTGATGAAGTAGAAGCAGCAATAGAATGGATGAGATCGCAAGGGATTGAAGTTTCTTCTGCCAGTGGAGAAATTGTCATTGACTTTGATAGTTGTGTTCACTGTGGTTTATGTACTGGTGTCTGTCCCACTCAAGCTTTAACCCTTGAACCAGAAACTTTTAAACTCAAGTTTTGGCGATCGCGTTGTGTCGTTTGTGAACAGTGTATTCCTACTTGTCCTGTTGCTGCTATTTCTACAAATTTATAA
- a CDS encoding DUF4278 domain-containing protein, whose amino-acid sequence MKLTYRGVSYEYNPSVTETVEAKVAGKYRGLDWRFHNLKKPPVLQPPANLTYRGVTYTNRPVVTTKPESTDVSVKTQARWLMLNKTKAVRNRAASMLNRTAHEVGLV is encoded by the coding sequence ATGAAACTTACTTATCGTGGTGTTAGTTACGAATATAATCCCTCAGTCACAGAAACTGTTGAAGCAAAAGTTGCTGGTAAATATCGTGGATTAGATTGGCGGTTTCATAATTTGAAAAAACCACCAGTTTTACAACCACCAGCTAACCTTACTTATCGTGGCGTAACCTATACAAATCGTCCAGTAGTAACAACTAAACCAGAATCTACAGATGTTTCAGTCAAAACACAAGCTCGTTGGTTAATGCTCAATAAAACTAAAGCAGTCAGAAACAGGGCTGCATCGATGTTAAACCGTACTGCTCATGAGGTAGGTTTAGTATAA
- a CDS encoding metallophosphoesterase family protein: protein MKFVSEPSIAVKINKMKQRVRWQEPIIKQFAIDQTRLVIDDGAADNPEFSFLVIGDSGCGEHYGHNPQRQIAELMLEHRDEINFILHTGDVVYQVGSKEYYYKNFIKPYQEYLVGGNSPKQLTYDRLVFNIPFLPVLGNHDYYDLPVVYGMLSQASWFLRHLVPNKIDFDVGWHGSFQGQTYAEAFLDYLLKIKGEINLKKHLDQHYTASVNQNRCLRYQPEKFTRLPNRYYTFRYGNIDFFALDSNTFNEPSPLPDTKQGEEVRRQLNSRYQLLEQRKQQILDKSSQLDPNQPEQAEILDDYQSKIDQISEEQRDIEKRLNQQPITVDFEQLNWLKTQLIESWHTETVKGRVVYFHHPPYVTEATKWNQGQTLAIRDYLRQVFDEVAKAIQEIAQDRPVVDLVLSGHAHCLEHIYTKNTGHADSNLNWIVCGGSGHSLRRQRSEGTILLGTNNQGKTVSIAESLLYIGRNGHGSHKKRPYSFLRIDVINEQNQLPKFVVRPYVAERYQHQWHNYSLKPFTL from the coding sequence ATGAAATTTGTTTCCGAGCCATCGATCGCAGTTAAAATTAACAAAATGAAGCAGAGGGTGCGATGGCAAGAACCAATCATCAAACAGTTTGCTATAGATCAAACTCGTTTAGTAATTGACGATGGTGCTGCTGACAATCCCGAATTTTCTTTTTTAGTCATTGGGGATAGCGGTTGTGGGGAACATTATGGTCATAATCCTCAAAGACAAATTGCCGAATTGATGCTGGAACATCGAGATGAAATTAACTTCATCCTTCATACAGGCGATGTAGTTTATCAGGTAGGTTCTAAGGAATATTATTACAAAAATTTTATCAAACCTTATCAAGAATATTTAGTAGGTGGTAACTCACCTAAACAGCTTACTTATGACCGTCTAGTTTTTAACATACCTTTTTTACCCGTATTAGGTAATCACGATTACTACGACTTGCCAGTTGTTTACGGAATGTTATCGCAAGCTAGCTGGTTTTTACGTCATTTAGTTCCCAACAAAATTGATTTTGATGTCGGTTGGCATGGTTCATTTCAGGGACAAACTTATGCCGAAGCTTTTCTGGATTATTTATTAAAAATTAAAGGAGAAATCAATTTAAAAAAGCATTTAGACCAACACTATACAGCCTCAGTTAATCAAAATCGTTGTTTGCGCTATCAACCAGAAAAGTTTACTCGATTGCCAAATCGCTACTATACTTTCCGATACGGAAACATTGATTTTTTTGCACTCGATTCTAATACTTTTAACGAACCATCACCATTACCCGATACCAAACAGGGAGAAGAAGTTCGTCGTCAACTCAATTCTCGTTATCAACTCTTAGAACAAAGAAAACAACAAATTTTGGACAAATCTAGCCAACTAGACCCTAATCAACCAGAACAAGCAGAGATACTTGATGATTATCAAAGCAAAATAGACCAAATTTCAGAAGAGCAACGGGATATTGAAAAAAGATTAAATCAGCAACCAATTACTGTTGATTTTGAGCAATTAAACTGGCTAAAAACTCAATTGATTGAGTCTTGGCATACAGAAACAGTCAAAGGCAGAGTTGTTTATTTTCATCATCCTCCCTACGTTACTGAAGCAACTAAATGGAATCAAGGGCAAACTTTGGCAATTAGAGATTATTTACGCCAAGTTTTTGATGAAGTAGCCAAAGCTATTCAAGAAATTGCTCAAGATCGTCCTGTCGTCGATTTAGTTCTCTCTGGTCACGCGCACTGTCTTGAACATATTTATACAAAAAATACAGGACACGCAGATTCTAATCTTAATTGGATTGTTTGTGGTGGTAGCGGTCACAGTCTGCGTCGTCAAAGAAGCGAAGGTACAATTTTACTAGGAACAAATAACCAAGGTAAAACTGTTTCTATCGCTGAGTCACTTCTATATATCGGTCGTAATGGACATGGTTCTCATAAAAAAAGACCTTATTCTTTTTTACGCATCGATGTGATTAACGAGCAAAATCAGTTACCAAAATTTGTGGTTCGTCCTTATGTAGCCGAACGATATCAACACCAATGGCATAATTATAGTCTCAAACCTTTTACCTTATAG
- a CDS encoding alpha/beta hydrolase has product MTSSQSDRLSQLTKEPSEKALKDIYFISGLGADKRVFQRLEFKGYQPVHIDWLEPKPDESLAEYAQRLTTQIKSEHPIIIGLSFGGIVAIEIAKHIQVEQIILISSTKNKSEIPFYLKILRWFPIHRIFPYQTFLFIGYSLIKWFFGLENKEECQLLKAILFDTDAHFIKWAIHRVVIWNNETIPEHLYHIHGESDRIFPIRFVKPDFTIEKAGHLMVLNRAFQISKLIEKVIN; this is encoded by the coding sequence ATGACTTCATCTCAAAGCGATCGCTTGTCGCAATTAACGAAAGAACCGTCTGAAAAAGCATTAAAGGATATTTATTTTATTAGTGGTTTAGGTGCTGATAAACGTGTTTTTCAACGACTAGAATTTAAAGGATATCAGCCAGTTCACATTGATTGGTTAGAACCAAAACCCGATGAATCTCTTGCTGAGTATGCTCAACGTCTGACGACTCAAATTAAATCTGAACATCCCATAATTATCGGATTATCTTTTGGTGGTATCGTTGCCATAGAAATTGCCAAACACATTCAAGTAGAGCAAATAATTTTAATTTCTAGTACTAAAAATAAGTCAGAAATCCCTTTTTATTTGAAAATTTTACGCTGGTTTCCTATTCATCGCATTTTTCCTTATCAAACCTTTCTTTTTATAGGATATTCATTAATTAAATGGTTTTTTGGTTTGGAAAACAAAGAAGAATGTCAGTTACTTAAAGCGATTTTATTTGATACCGATGCACACTTTATTAAATGGGCAATTCACCGAGTAGTTATTTGGAATAATGAAACCATTCCCGAACATCTGTATCATATTCACGGGGAAAGCGATCGCATTTTTCCCATTCGTTTTGTTAAACCAGATTTTACTATCGAAAAGGCAGGACATCTAATGGTTTTGAACCGAGCCTTTCAAATTTCAAAACTGATTGAAAAAGTTATTAATTAA
- a CDS encoding DUF3611 family protein, which translates to MENRLNPPSQLPPKQKFASTFGFLGQVSYWVHLLLGFASGITLLLVFFSRSFSEQSNNPAIATVLFFSLAAILVLGFRMYWAWRCTRLAQSLQAENPRLHPKRKEIINVLRVGLLVSMLGLLLGFIATEVTVVAVLAKAIAQPQGVAVYQPEKIVRSMDLFLILANVNIMGAHFLGGMNSLGLLDWITKE; encoded by the coding sequence ATGGAAAATCGATTAAATCCTCCGTCACAACTACCACCTAAACAAAAATTTGCGAGTACGTTTGGGTTTTTAGGTCAAGTTAGTTATTGGGTACATTTATTATTAGGTTTTGCTTCTGGCATTACTTTACTTTTAGTATTCTTTAGTCGTAGCTTTAGCGAGCAATCCAATAATCCTGCGATCGCGACGGTTTTATTTTTTTCACTTGCTGCTATTCTTGTTTTAGGATTTAGAATGTATTGGGCTTGGCGTTGTACTCGTTTAGCTCAAAGTTTACAGGCGGAAAATCCTCGCTTACATCCGAAACGCAAAGAGATTATTAATGTTCTTCGGGTTGGTTTATTGGTTAGTATGTTAGGTTTATTGTTAGGTTTTATTGCCACAGAAGTAACAGTAGTAGCAGTTTTAGCCAAAGCGATCGCTCAACCTCAAGGAGTAGCTGTTTACCAACCTGAAAAAATTGTCAGATCAATGGATTTATTTTTAATCTTGGCAAATGTTAATATCATGGGCGCACATTTCCTTGGTGGCATGAATTCTTTAGGTTTACTTGATTGGATTACAAAAGAATGA
- a CDS encoding glycosyltransferase family 39 protein: MKISLIGSKTFGKTIKDYAWFCLIILIICLGIFFRCANLEQKIFWVDEVATYVRISGYTQAEVTQKLTNQEWLSVADLQQYQKVSSARNLHDTFNALKKSPEHAPLYFLLARFWVQIFGNSVTAIRSLSVVCSLLALLCLYWLGWELFKSTKTADLSMMLLSVSPFYVAYAQEARPYSLWTVTILLSSAILLRALRTNQLQNWLFYTVSSILAFYISLFSFLVVIGQGSYVFIINKFKFNQKTSNYLLSLSLAVIAFLPWCLVIAQNWQALQDNTSWMDQPLQISAMLGIWIASILLIFGDLPLSSDLNPLKVVIILVMLVVILGLGIIIYFYFQKKYLKKNRLIWYLSFTIVGILITIYQNKLDQSSLVAILDPVTFIGISTALILLILVFYSLLFLIFNHQQKITWFILTQAIATPTILIITDLIFNDQRSATPRYLIPAQLGIHLAVVCLLASQLGWINWMKKSQPQLGRIILSFLLVLGIISCTLNLEKSPQYQKSRNLHNISIAEIINQAQSPILISEANQTMDVISLSYNLQTKVKIKFIDSNATLFKLLDITNPIFLFNPSTQLKQSIQNNIQISMKEIYQPKLITPGEIHLTLWSIKRK; this comes from the coding sequence CTAATTGGTAGTAAAACTTTTGGTAAAACAATTAAAGATTATGCGTGGTTTTGTTTAATTATTTTGATAATTTGTTTAGGTATTTTTTTTCGTTGTGCTAATCTAGAGCAAAAAATATTTTGGGTGGATGAAGTTGCTACTTACGTAAGAATTTCTGGTTATACACAAGCAGAAGTTACTCAAAAACTTACTAATCAAGAATGGTTATCTGTAGCAGATTTACAACAATATCAAAAAGTTTCCTCAGCCAGAAATTTACACGATACTTTTAACGCTTTAAAAAAAAGTCCAGAACACGCACCCCTTTACTTTTTATTAGCCAGATTCTGGGTACAAATATTTGGCAATTCAGTTACTGCAATTAGAAGTTTATCAGTTGTTTGTAGTTTATTGGCTCTTCTTTGTTTATATTGGCTTGGTTGGGAATTATTTAAATCTACTAAAACTGCCGATCTTTCTATGATGCTTTTGAGTGTTTCTCCATTTTATGTAGCTTATGCACAAGAAGCACGACCCTACAGTTTATGGACAGTAACAATTTTACTTTCTAGTGCTATTTTGTTAAGAGCGTTAAGAACTAATCAATTACAAAATTGGTTATTTTATACAGTTAGTTCAATTTTAGCTTTTTATATTTCCTTATTTTCTTTTTTGGTGGTAATTGGACAAGGAAGTTATGTTTTTATTATTAACAAGTTTAAATTTAATCAAAAAACCAGCAACTATTTATTATCATTAAGTTTAGCTGTTATTGCTTTTCTGCCCTGGTGTTTAGTAATCGCTCAAAATTGGCAAGCCCTTCAAGATAATACTTCTTGGATGGATCAACCATTACAAATTTCCGCCATGCTCGGAATTTGGATTGCTAGTATTTTACTGATTTTTGGTGATTTACCCTTATCTTCTGACTTAAATCCACTCAAAGTAGTAATTATTTTAGTAATGTTGGTAGTAATTTTGGGATTAGGAATAATAATTTATTTTTATTTTCAAAAAAAATATTTAAAAAAGAACAGATTAATTTGGTATTTATCTTTTACTATTGTAGGTATTTTAATTACTATTTATCAAAATAAACTTGATCAATCCTCCCTAGTTGCTATCTTAGACCCTGTAACTTTTATTGGTATTAGTACCGCTTTAATTTTATTAATTTTAGTTTTTTATTCCCTATTATTTCTTATTTTTAATCATCAACAAAAAATTACTTGGTTTATTTTAACTCAAGCGATCGCAACTCCGACAATTTTAATTATTACTGACTTAATCTTCAACGATCAACGTTCTGCTACACCTCGATATCTTATTCCTGCTCAATTAGGTATTCATTTGGCAGTAGTTTGTTTATTAGCTAGTCAATTAGGATGGATTAATTGGATGAAAAAAAGTCAACCCCAACTAGGAAGAATTATTTTATCTTTTTTGTTAGTGTTAGGTATTATTTCTTGTACTCTTAATTTAGAAAAATCTCCTCAATATCAAAAATCTCGTAATCTTCACAATATTTCTATTGCTGAAATTATTAATCAAGCTCAAAGTCCAATTCTAATTTCCGAAGCCAACCAAACAATGGACGTAATTTCTCTTAGTTATAATTTACAAACTAAAGTAAAAATAAAATTCATTGATTCTAATGCTACTTTATTTAAATTACTTGATATTACTAACCCAATATTTTTGTTTAATCCCTCAACACAGTTAAAGCAAAGCATACAAAATAATATTCAAATTAGTATGAAAGAAATATATCAACCAAAACTCATTACTCCAGGAGAAATTCATTTAACGCTTTGGTCAATTAAAAGAAAATAA
- a CDS encoding SDR family oxidoreductase — protein MTISADQIPAQSQERKPGLESEIKPQPQYDRDDYQGSGKLRDKVALITGGDSGIGRSVAVLYAKEGADVAIVYLDEHEDAEKTKSLVEAQGRKCLLIPGDISGEKFCREAVEQTVKELGKLDILVNNAAEQYLEDAETLEDIDSERLGSIFSTNIFSMFYFTKAAIPHLKEGSSIINTTSINAYKGNAALLSYSTTKGAILAFTRSLSQSLLKKGIRVNGVAPGPIWTPFIPDAFDAEKVEGFGKQVPMQRPGQPVEVATSFVFLASDDSSYFAGQVLHPNGGVVVGG, from the coding sequence ATGACTATTTCCGCAGATCAAATTCCAGCACAATCGCAAGAAAGAAAACCTGGATTAGAATCTGAGATCAAACCTCAGCCTCAGTATGACCGCGATGATTATCAAGGTAGCGGTAAACTAAGAGATAAAGTCGCTTTAATTACTGGTGGTGATAGTGGTATTGGTCGTTCGGTAGCTGTACTATATGCCAAAGAAGGTGCTGATGTAGCGATTGTTTATTTAGATGAGCATGAAGACGCAGAGAAGACTAAATCTTTAGTTGAAGCACAAGGAAGAAAGTGTTTATTAATTCCTGGTGATATTAGCGGGGAAAAGTTTTGTCGTGAAGCAGTAGAACAAACAGTCAAAGAGTTAGGCAAACTTGACATCTTAGTCAACAATGCTGCCGAACAATATTTGGAAGATGCTGAAACTTTAGAAGATATAGATTCTGAGCGTTTAGGAAGTATTTTTAGTACCAATATTTTTTCGATGTTTTACTTCACTAAAGCTGCAATTCCTCATCTAAAAGAAGGTAGTTCGATTATCAACACTACTTCAATTAATGCTTACAAAGGTAATGCAGCATTATTGAGCTATTCTACTACTAAAGGCGCAATTTTAGCATTTACTCGTTCTTTGTCTCAATCTCTGTTAAAAAAAGGTATTCGTGTTAATGGTGTTGCTCCAGGCCCAATTTGGACACCGTTTATTCCCGATGCTTTTGATGCCGAAAAAGTTGAAGGTTTTGGTAAACAAGTACCCATGCAACGTCCAGGACAACCTGTAGAAGTTGCTACTAGCTTTGTGTTTTTAGCTTCAGATGATTCTTCTTACTTTGCTGGACAGGTTCTACATCCCAATGGTGGTGTAGTTGTGGGTGGATAA
- a CDS encoding diguanylate cyclase: MKAKPKLIQEEILVVDDQRDNLLLLSTMLTMEGYQVREVVNGKLALQVAKADQPDLILLDINMPEMNGYEVCQLLKADQETKDIPIIFISASHYALDKVKAFNCGGNDYITKPFQLEEVSVRIKNQLAIRRLQVELTEKNACLENEIRHRQEVESELLKLNQQLKVLATVDSLTKIANRYYFDEMFEREWRQSNREKSSLSLILCDVDFFKSYNDYFGHQAGDDCLYQVAQAISEVVKRPMDLVARYGGEEFVVLLPQTPVASALELAEKIRYKVYKLNLHHPLSATSDRVSLSLGVAGIVASSQYNKEQFLAIADQALYQAKQLGRNRVILGSLS, from the coding sequence ATGAAGGCGAAACCAAAACTCATCCAAGAAGAGATTTTAGTAGTTGACGATCAACGAGACAATTTACTCTTGCTCTCAACGATGCTAACCATGGAAGGATATCAGGTTAGAGAAGTTGTTAATGGAAAATTAGCTCTTCAGGTAGCCAAAGCCGATCAGCCAGACTTAATTCTACTGGATATTAATATGCCAGAAATGAATGGTTATGAAGTTTGCCAACTACTAAAAGCTGATCAAGAAACCAAAGATATTCCAATTATTTTTATTAGTGCCTCTCATTATGCCTTAGATAAAGTCAAAGCTTTTAATTGTGGTGGCAATGACTATATTACTAAGCCTTTCCAACTTGAAGAAGTTTCCGTAAGAATCAAAAATCAATTAGCAATTCGTCGTCTACAAGTAGAATTAACTGAAAAAAACGCTTGTTTAGAAAATGAAATTCGCCATCGTCAGGAAGTCGAAAGCGAATTGTTAAAACTCAATCAACAACTTAAAGTTTTAGCTACAGTTGATAGTCTAACTAAAATTGCCAATCGCTATTATTTTGATGAAATGTTTGAAAGAGAATGGCGACAATCTAATCGAGAAAAATCTTCTTTGTCTTTAATTCTGTGTGATGTAGATTTTTTCAAAAGTTATAACGATTATTTTGGTCATCAAGCAGGAGATGATTGTCTTTATCAAGTAGCTCAAGCTATCTCTGAAGTAGTAAAACGTCCAATGGATTTAGTTGCTCGTTATGGAGGTGAAGAATTTGTAGTACTTTTACCGCAGACACCAGTAGCAAGTGCTTTAGAATTAGCAGAAAAAATCCGCTACAAAGTTTACAAGCTTAATCTGCATCATCCTCTCTCCGCCACAAGCGATCGCGTTTCTCTAAGTCTTGGAGTGGCCGGAATTGTCGCGAGTTCACAATATAATAAAGAACAATTTTTAGCCATTGCGGATCAGGCACTTTATCAAGCAAAACAACTTGGTCGTAATCGAGTCATTTTAGGCTCTTTATCTTGA
- a CDS encoding SDR family NAD(P)-dependent oxidoreductase — protein MDLGIKGKVAVITGGDSGIGKATAKLLAAEGVKIALLDKTIEPLKETVEEINKIGEAFPVSADLRNLEEVEAAKQQIIDRFGTVHILVNCAGITGSTKEFLELTDQDWYETIDIDFMAAVRVCRAFIPVMQKEGWGRIVLIGSEDAVQPYPDEMPYCAAKAAILNFAKNLSQVYAKDGILVNSVSPAFIATPMTDKMMEKRAEELGVSFDEAIESFLEEKRPHLELKRRGKAQEVAAVIAFLCSQHSSFVVGANYRVDGGSVATVCN, from the coding sequence ATGGATTTGGGAATTAAAGGTAAAGTCGCCGTAATTACTGGTGGAGATTCAGGTATAGGCAAAGCAACTGCTAAATTACTTGCAGCAGAAGGAGTAAAAATTGCTTTACTTGATAAAACTATCGAACCCCTCAAAGAAACTGTTGAGGAAATCAACAAAATTGGTGAAGCATTTCCTGTGTCAGCAGATTTAAGAAATCTAGAAGAAGTTGAAGCAGCTAAACAACAAATTATTGATCGATTTGGTACAGTTCATATATTAGTTAATTGTGCAGGTATTACCGGTTCGACTAAAGAATTTTTAGAATTAACTGATCAAGATTGGTATGAAACTATTGATATAGATTTTATGGCTGCGGTAAGGGTATGCCGTGCTTTTATTCCAGTGATGCAAAAAGAAGGTTGGGGACGAATAGTTTTAATTGGTTCAGAGGATGCTGTTCAACCTTATCCTGATGAAATGCCTTATTGTGCAGCCAAAGCAGCTATTCTCAATTTTGCTAAAAATTTGTCTCAAGTATATGCTAAAGATGGCATTTTAGTTAACTCTGTTTCTCCAGCTTTTATCGCTACACCGATGACAGATAAAATGATGGAAAAAAGAGCGGAAGAATTAGGAGTTAGCTTCGATGAAGCAATTGAAAGTTTTTTAGAGGAAAAACGTCCTCATTTAGAACTAAAACGACGCGGAAAAGCACAAGAAGTAGCAGCAGTAATTGCCTTTTTGTGTTCCCAACATTCTAGTTTTGTTGTCGGTGCTAATTATCGAGTTGATGGCGGTTCAGTGGCTACTGTATGTAATTAG
- a CDS encoding RNA recognition motif domain-containing protein: MSIYVGNLDYGVTQADLTDVFAEYGSVKRVHLPTDRDTGRVRGFAFVEMGTEAEEDKAIDALNGAEWMDRELKVNKAKPREDRNSFGGGGRKNYRF, encoded by the coding sequence ATGTCAATTTATGTAGGCAATTTGGACTATGGGGTTACTCAAGCAGACCTCACCGATGTCTTTGCTGAATATGGAAGCGTTAAACGCGTTCACCTCCCTACTGACCGCGATACAGGGAGAGTAAGAGGCTTCGCCTTTGTAGAAATGGGAACAGAGGCAGAAGAAGATAAAGCCATTGATGCTCTTAACGGGGCAGAATGGATGGATCGCGAATTAAAAGTGAATAAAGCTAAACCTCGCGAAGATAGGAACTCGTTTGGTGGTGGTGGTCGCAAAAACTACCGCTTCTAA
- a CDS encoding TIGR02588 family protein, with translation MSEQDRSDYSSITKTRSVAEKVSFSIALAIFGFIISLIIYTWVTGDSNPPVVTVRVGGEIRQVENQFYVPFAVTNQGGRTAEFVEVTAELKVSDQITETGMQQIDYLSSREEQTGEFIFSYDPNRAKLNLRVASYKSP, from the coding sequence ATGAGCGAACAAGATCGAAGCGATTATTCTTCAATTACTAAAACCAGATCTGTAGCAGAAAAAGTCAGTTTTAGCATTGCTTTAGCAATATTTGGTTTTATAATTTCTTTAATCATCTATACTTGGGTTACAGGAGACAGTAATCCACCCGTCGTGACAGTAAGAGTTGGTGGAGAAATTCGTCAGGTAGAAAATCAATTTTATGTTCCTTTTGCTGTTACTAATCAAGGGGGAAGAACTGCTGAATTTGTAGAAGTAACTGCTGAATTGAAAGTTTCTGATCAAATCACTGAAACTGGGATGCAACAAATTGATTATTTGTCTAGTAGAGAAGAGCAAACAGGCGAATTTATTTTTAGCTACGATCCGAATCGTGCCAAGCTCAACCTTAGAGTAGCTAGTTATAAATCTCCTTAA